The Paludisphaera borealis genome contains a region encoding:
- a CDS encoding RNA polymerase sigma factor, whose amino-acid sequence MSADQLDELIQQLNDGDVVAAERAFLAYEPYLRMAVRRQLNGPLRSKLDSMDIVQSVWADVLHRFRDAGWQFADRSHLQAFLVKVARNRLIDRRREHHRALAQERPLDDVSPNDLLHTGQPRPSEVAQAHELWNRILENCPPAHREILTLKRQGLRLNEIAARTGFHEGSVRRILYDLARRLAIPRRTASPSRDDSSREG is encoded by the coding sequence ATGAGCGCCGACCAACTCGACGAACTGATCCAGCAACTCAACGACGGCGACGTCGTGGCCGCGGAACGTGCGTTTCTCGCCTACGAGCCGTACCTCCGGATGGCCGTCCGCCGCCAGTTGAACGGCCCGCTGCGATCCAAGCTCGATTCGATGGACATCGTCCAGTCCGTCTGGGCCGACGTCCTCCACCGATTTCGCGACGCCGGCTGGCAGTTCGCCGACCGTTCGCACCTCCAGGCGTTCCTGGTCAAGGTCGCGCGCAACCGGCTGATCGACCGCCGCCGCGAGCACCATCGCGCCCTCGCGCAAGAACGGCCGCTCGACGACGTCTCGCCCAACGACCTGCTCCACACCGGCCAACCCCGCCCGAGCGAGGTCGCCCAGGCGCACGAACTCTGGAATCGGATTCTCGAGAACTGCCCCCCCGCTCATCGCGAGATCCTGACGCTGAAGCGGCAAGGACTGCGGCTGAACGAGATCGCCGCCCGGACCGGCTTCCACGAGGGAAGCGTGCGACGCATCCTCTACGATCTCGCGCGCCGTCTCGCCATCCCCCGGAGAACCGCGAGCCCCTCGCGCGACGATTCCAGCCGAGAGGGGTGA